In Uranotaenia lowii strain MFRU-FL chromosome 2, ASM2978415v1, whole genome shotgun sequence, one genomic interval encodes:
- the LOC129746335 gene encoding luc7-like protein 3, with product MDVARQLLDELMGRNRNLDPSVKGKELNWEDEEFCTYFMVKFCPHDLFVNTRADLGQCAKLHDEEAKKLFDNAKPCRKKIQYEEDFLRFCSNMINEVDRKIMKGKQRLLLMNSKLEARPVSKHQDQINNLTEKINKLLREAEEAGIRGDVEQAQSLMQMSDQLIEEKDALMQQHESNGLSVTAEIAAAQEKQMEVCEVCGAFLIVGDAQQRIDDHLTGKQHLGYSKLRKAVEEMLEAKRKGSSRSADERRREEVDHRRDRRRDERRSRERDDRYRRDDRRDDRRKDRRDTRERDHERYDRRDRERNRDRRDHKRSERHRSRSH from the exons ATGGATGTCGCTCGGCAGTTATTAGATGAATTGATGGGGAGGAATCGTAATCTGGATCCGTCCGTTAAAGGCAAGGAATTGAACTGGGAGGATGAGGAG TTTTGTACCTACTTTATGGTGAAATTTTGTCCACATGATCTGTTTGTAAACACCCGTGCGGATCTTGGCCAATGTGCCAAATTGCACGATGAGGAAGCGAAAAAGTTGTTTGACAATGCGAAACCCTGCCGGAAGAAGATCCAGTACGAGGAGGACTTTTTGCGATTCTGCAGTAACATGATCAACGAGGTAGACCGGAAGATAATGAAAGGTAAGCAAAGGTTACTGTTGATGAACAGCAAGCTGGAAGCGCGGCCCGTTTCCAAACATCAGGACCAAATCAACAATCTGACCGAGAAAATCAACAAGCTACTGAGGGAAGCCGAGGAAGCCGGCATTCGGGGAGATGTCGAGCAAGCACAG agtCTCATGCAAATGAGCGACCAGTTGATCGAGGAAAAAGACGCTCTCATGCAGCAGCACGAATCCAACGGCCTGTCGGTCACCGCCGAAATTGCTGCCGCCCAGGAGAAACAGATGGAGGTGTGCGAAGTGTGCGGAGCCTTTCTTATCGTCGGTGACGCCCAGCAACGTATCGATGACCACCTTACTGGGAAGCAGCATCTGGG CTACTCAAAACTTCGGAAAGCCGTCGAAGAAATGCTGGAAGCTAAACGGAAGGGCTCAAGCAGATCTGCTGACGAGAGGCGTCGTGAAGAGGTTGATCACAGGCGCGATCGACGGCGCGATGAACGTCGCTCAAG ggaacGTGATGATCGCTACAGGCGTGATGATAGGCGCGACGATAGACGCAAGGATCGTAGAGATACTCGTGAGCGGGATCACGAGCGCTATGATCGGCGTGATCGTGAACGGAACCGAGACCGACGTGACCATAAGAGAT CCGAACGCCATCGTAGTCGAAGTCATTAG
- the LOC129746932 gene encoding DNA-directed RNA polymerase III subunit RPC1: protein MPKEQFREADVIKKISHVSFGIDSAELIQQEAHLHVVAKNLYNQDANRTPVSYGVLDRRMGVSQKDATCDTCKKGLNDCVGHFGYINLALPVYHVGHFRATITILQSICKVCSRVMLKEDDKKQFSARLINPNLSYLAKKSIHSQVLKKAKKNTKCPYCGSLNGPVKKGAGLMKIVHEPYRGKKATDPLVTNALEEMMTAIEGNRELSQTVGPSSLIKELNPVEVLDLFKNIPKSDIPLLGMTSPESNPADLIITRVFVPPVCIRPSVVSEVKAGTTEDDLTMKQSEILLISDVISKHMMSGGKIELIQEDWDYLQLHCALYFNSELSGIPLSLMPKKPTRGIVQRLKGKQGRFRGNLSGKRVDFSARTVISPDPNLMIHQVGVPDRVAKILTFPEKVNSANIQKMRQLIKNGTDKHPGANYVQQKGSAFKKYLAYGNRDKVAQDLKCGDIVERHLMDGDVVLFNRQPSLHKLSIMCHVAKVQPQRTFRFNECACTPYNADFDGDEMNLHLPQTEEARAEALVLMGNKSNLVTPRNGELLIAATQDFITGGYLLTQKDQFLTREQVMQLAACMLSGPDANLEIDLPKPAIVKPRKMWTGKQIFSLILKPNRRCVVNANLSTKGRNYTSGKDMCVKDSWVVIRNSELMCGSMDKGTMGSGTKNCIFYVILRDFGEDYSIRSMWRLARMASYFMMNHGFSFGIGDVTPSRKLLEEKQQLLENGYRKCDEYIAEMKKGTLQCQPGCTAEQTLEAVMLKELSSIRELAAKACFRELHPTNSALIMAQSGSKGSNINISQMIACVGQQAINGKRVPNGFEDRALPHFEKFSKIPAARGFVQNSFYSGLTPTEFFFHTMAGREGLVDTAVKTAETGYLQRRLVKCLEDLVVQYDGTVRNAIGEVVEFTYGGDGLDPVYMEVKNKPVDIERQFMHVRSMFPNREETPLKGEEILAAGEEILQRPEFEGSRADFKKECLEFLGKFGSKLVAIQKKYVNCSEVALEVERTTKGQLVKFLKQVRNKYNKAITEPGTAVGALAAQSIGEPGTQMTLKTFHFAGVASMNITQGVPRIVEIINATKAISTPIITAEIENNTSMEFARKVKARIEKTTLGEISSYIEEVYKMDDCFLLIKLDLDRIRVLGLEVNAETIRYSICTSKLKLKQENVEVYTSSLIIIRPDPTKHSHALNAELQRLLSAIPNVVVAGLPQVSRAVIAVDDSRGPPTYKLCVEGHGLRDVMATYGVVGARTKSNNILEVYGTLGIEAARTTIMNEITDVMEGHGMSVDHRHIMLLASQMTSRGEVLGITRHGLAKMRESVFNLASFEKTADHLFDAAYYGQTDSIDGVSERIILGMPAAIGTGLFKLIHNHKDTTLDPVTEPIFGTT, encoded by the exons ATGCCAAAAGAACAGTTTCGTGAGGCGGATGTGATTAAGAAAAT CTCCCACGTTTCCTTCGGTATTGACAGTGCCGAACTGATCCAACAGGAGGCCCACTTGCATGTGGTAGCCAAAAATCTCTATAATCAGGATGCCAACCGAACGCCGGTTAGCTATGGGGTGCTGGATCGTCGAATGGGCGTTAGTCAGAAAGATGCCACCTGCGATACCTGCAAGAAGGGTCTGAACGATTGTGTCGGACACTTTGGGTACATCAATCTGGCACTGCCCGTGTATCATGTCGGTCATTTCCGGGCCACGATTACAATTTTGCAATCGATATGCAAAGTATGCTCCAGGGTCATGCTCAAAGAGGACGACAAGAAACAATTTAGCGCCAGATTAATTAATCCGAATTTGTCGTATTTGGCCAAGAAATCTATACATAGCCAGGTTTTGAAAAAGGCCAAGAAAAACACCAAGTGTCCGTATTGCGGTAGTTTAAACGGACCGGTTAAGAAGGGAGCAGGTTTGATGAAAATTGTTCACGAACCCTATCGTGGAAAGAAGGCAACGGATCCGTTGGTAACAAACGCATTGGAAGAAATGATGACAGCAATTGAGGGAAACCGAGAGTTGTCCCAAACGGTCGGCCCTTCATCTTTGATCAAAGAATTAAATCCAGTGGAGGTACtggatttgtttaaaaatattcccAAAAGCGATATTCCGCTGCTTGGAATGACTTCTCCGGAGTCTAATCCTGCTGATTTGATTATTACTAGAGTGTTTGTTCCTCCGGTTTGTATTCGACCATCGGTTGTTTCCGAGGTAAAAGCTGGTACCACCGAGGATGATCTCACTATGAAACAAAGTGAAATACTTCTGATTAGTGACGTTATTTCTAAGCATATGATGTCCGGTGGAAAGATTGAACTCATTCAAGAGGATTGGGATTATTTGCAACTGCATTGCGCTTTATATTTCAATAGTGAGCTTTCGGGAATTCCTCTTTCGTTAATG CCGAAAAAGCCTACTCGCGGAATTGTCCAACGCTTGAAAGGAAAACAGGGACGTTTCCGTGGAAATCTGTCCGGTAAACGTGTGGATTTCTCTGCCCGTACAGTTATATCTCCGGATCCTAATCTAATGATTCATCAGGTAGGCGTGCCGGATCGAGTGGCCAAGATTTTGACCTTCCCCGAAAAAGTCAATTcagcaaatattcaaaaaatgcgCCAGCTGATCAAAAACGGCACCGATAAGCATCCGGGTGCCAACTATGTGCAGCAAAAAGGCAGtgctttcaaaaaatatcttgcCTACGGTAACCGAGATAAGGTGGCCCAGGATCTGAAGTGTGGAGACATCGTCGAACGGCATCTAATGGACGGAGACGTGGTGTTGTTCAATCGGCAGCCAAGTTTGCATAAGCTCAGTATCATGTGTCACGTGGCCAAGGTTCAACCGCAGCGAACATTCCGATTCAATGAGTGCGCCTGTACACCCTACAACGCAGATTTCGATGGAGATGAAATGAACTTGCACCTTCCTCAAACGGAAGAAGCGAGAGCTGAGGCGCTTGTTCTTATGGGG AACAAATCAAATCTGGTCACCCCGAGAAACGGCGAGCTTCTGATCGCTGCTACTCAAGATTTTATAACCGGTGGATATTTGCTGACTCAAAAGGATCAATTTCTAACTCGCGAACAAGTTATGCAATTGGCAGCTTGTATGCTGTCTGGTCCGGATGCGAATCTAGAAATCGACCTTCCAAAACCAGCCATTGTTAAACCACGAAAGATGTGGACTGGTAAACAAATCTTCAGTCTCATTCTCAAACCGAATCGGCGTTGTGTTGTCAACGCAAATCTCTCGACCAAAGGGCGGAACTACACTAGTGGTAAGGACATGTGCGTGAAGGATTCTTGGGTTGTGATTCGTAATTCCGAACTGATGTGTGGTTCCATGGATAAGGGAACGATGGGTTCCGGAACGAAAAATTGTATATTCTATGTGATTTTGCGAGATTTCGGCGAAGATTACTCCATTCGATCCATGTGGAGGTTGGCCCGAATGGCATCATATTTCATGATGAACCATGGGTTTTCATTCGGAATCGGTGATGTCACACCGAGTCGAAAGTTGTTGGAAGAAAAGCAACAGCTCCTGGAGAACGGGTACCGAAAGTGCGACGAATACATCGCCGAAATGAAGAAAGGCACGCTGCAATGTCAGCCGGGTTGTACCGCCGAACAGACGCTGGAAGCAGTGATGCTGAAGGAACTGTCCAGCATTCGAGAGTTGGCTGCCAAGGCTTGCTTCCGAGAGCTGCACCCAACCAATAGTGCCCTGATAATGGCTCAGTCTGGTTCAAAAGGGTCCAACATCAACATCTCGCAGATGATCGCTTGCGTCGGTCAGCAGGCCATCAATGGTAAACGAGTGCCGAACGGGTTCGAGGATCGTGCGTTACCACACTTTGAGAAATTCT CCAAAATCCCGGCGGCCCGTGGTTTCGTGCAGAACAGTTTCTACTCGGGCCTTACGCCGACCGAGTTCTTCTTCCACACCATGGCCGGCCGTGAAGGTCTGGTAGACACGGCGGTAAAGACGGCCGAAACCGGATACCTGCAGCGGCGTCTGGTGAAATGTCTCGAAGATTTGGTGGTGCAGTACGATGGCACCGTGCGGAATGCCATCGGGGAGGTGGTCGAGTTTACCTACGGAGGCGACGGTTTGGATCCGGTCTACATGGAGGTAAAGAACAAACCGGTGGACATCGAGAGGCAGTTCATGCATGTGCGCAGTATGTTCCCGAATCGGGAAGAAACTCCTCTGAAGGGTGAGGAGATTTTGGCCGCTGGCGAAGAGATCCTCCAGAGGCCAGAGTTTGAGGGAAGCAGAGCTGATTTTAAGAAGGAATGCTT GGAATTTTTGGGAAAGTTCGGTAGCAAATTAGTAGCTATTCAGAAAAAATACGTCAATTGTTCAGAAGTTGCACTTGAAGTTGAACGCACCACTAAGGGTCAGTTGGTGAAATTTCTTAAGCAGGTACGCAACAAATATAACAAAGCTATTACCGAACCGGGTACGGCGGTTGGCGCGCTTGCTGCACAAAGTATTGGAGAACCTGGTACGCAGATGACGCTGAAGACTTTCCATTTTGCCGGTGTCGCATCTATGAACATCACCCAGGGTGTACCGCGTATTGTTGAAATCATCAACGCCACCAAGGCTATTTCAACTCCAATCATCACGGCAGAGATCGAAAATAATACCAGTATGGAATTTGCCCGGAAGGTTAAGGCCCGAATAGAGAAAACTACACTGGGAGAGATCTCCTCTTACATTGAGGAAGTCTACAAGATGGACGACTGTTTTCTGCTCATTAAGCTGGATCTTGATCGAATTCGTGTTCTAGGCTTGGAAGTGAACGCTGAAACTATTCGTTATTC CATCTGCACatcgaaattgaaattaaaacagGAAAACGTCGAGGTCTACACGTCCTCTCTAATCATCATTCGACCGGATCCTACGAAGCACAGTCACGCACTGAACGCAGAGTTGCAGCGTCTCCTATCGGCAATTCCGAATGTTGTGGTAGCCGGTCTACCGCAAGTTTCTCGAGCCGTTATTGCAGTAGATGATTCCCGAGGTCCCCCTACCTACAAGCTTTGCGTCGAAGGTCACGGACTGAGGGATGTTATGGCCACGTATGGTGTTGTAGGAGCCAGGACAAAGAGCAACAATATACTCGAAGTCTACGGCACATTGGGGATCGAGGCGGCCCGCACTACGATCATGAACGAAATTACAGACGTCATGGAGGGTCACGGTATGAGTGTGGATCATCGACATATTATGCTGCTAGCCAGCCAGATGACATCGCGAGGCGAAGTCCTTGGAATAACTCGTCATGGTTTAGCGAAAATGCGAGAATCTGTTTTCAACTTGGCTTCG TTCGAGAAGACGGCGGACCATCTTTTCGATGCAGCTTACTATGGCCAGACGGACTCGATCGATGGTGTTTCCGAACGAATCATTCTAGGAATGCCTGCTGCTATTGGAACCGGCCTTTTCAAACTGATTCACAATCACAAGGATACGACTCTTGATCCGGTGACGGAACCTATTTTCGGCACCACGTGA
- the LOC129746933 gene encoding CXXC-type zinc finger protein 1-like has product MTARPQSKYCSDTCGMKLATSRIYQVLPQRIQEWSLSPAICEEQNKKALEAIRTKQTIVRATLAELDKRHAELDLLVDRAKRCTLDPNALDGNDLEDEMSMYCITCGHEIHSKTAIRHMEKCFNKYESQASFGSIFKTRIEGNSMFCDFYNPASKTYCKRLRVLCPEHCKDPKVNDTDVCGCPLVKNVFQLTGEFCRAPKKSCFKHYVWEKIRRAEIDLERVRQWLKMDELVEQERQIRQAMASRAGVLGLMLHSTYNHEIMEKLCGGKMQ; this is encoded by the exons ATGACGGCCAGACCTCAATCTAAGTACTGTTCGGATACGTGTGGTATGAAGCTGGCCACCAGTCGAATCTATCAGGTATTGCCTCAGCGTATCCAAGAGTGGTCGCTTAGTCCGGCGATATGCGAAGAACAGAATAAAAAAGCCTTGGAAGCCATCCGTACCAAGCAGACGATCGTTCGAGCTACGCTGGCGGAGCTGGACAAGCGCCATGCCGAATTGGATTTACTAGTGGATCGTGCCAAACGGTGCACGCTGGATCCGAACGCCCTGGATGGCAATGATTTGGAAGATGAAATGTCAATGTACTGTATCACGTGTGGCCACGAAATTCACTCGAAGACGGCCATCCGGCATATGGAGAAATGCTTCAACAAGTACGAAAGTCAGGCCAGTTTCGGAAgcattttcaaaactagaatCGAGGGCAATTCAATGTTTTGCGATTTTTACAACCCGGCCAGCAAGACTTACTGCAAACGGTTGCGTGTGCTTTGTCCAGAGCATTGCAAAGATCCCAAAGTTAACGATACGGATGTTTGTGGCTGTCCGttggtgaaaaatgttttccagcTTACGGGCGAGTTTTGTCG AGCCCCGAAAAAGTCTTGCTTCAAGCACTACGTGTGGGAGAAGATCCGTCGAGCAGAAATCGACCTAGAGCGTGTCCGTCAGTGGTTGAAAATGGATGAACTGGTGGAGCAAGAACGTCAAATTCGACAGGCTATGGCATCCCGGGCTGGAGTTCTCGGGCTGATGTTGCACTCAACGTACAATCACGAAATTATGGAAAAGTTGTGCGGTGGCAAAATGCAATGA